The Littorina saxatilis isolate snail1 linkage group LG15, US_GU_Lsax_2.0, whole genome shotgun sequence genome contains a region encoding:
- the LOC138949482 gene encoding uncharacterized protein isoform X1 codes for MDEGRLGMAIRSEERHRKSVYMMNDMIRSQFSLYNSCLSQEQHESSIKLVKNCVEMRRTVVRQKVLRKCLEMRKRKILVRDPSRRYGQYGGVPLWAMSRDIERVIADNHPKIRRMKRVQEAMQKSRDSGAILDADTVARRIETFFQLQQRRQQRDRSPERVQPPKGVFEVTSTPLRRHNDVKLPSITTAQADAHKGGVVVAESSSPLTGQRSETSRPKPKAALQEASRKDKIRISADTSRSKDVEGSESSSRRSSLEERGDGKAGGVSEDSKTLRVGSDGIRAGSKPSLNLDSKGRLRGIRTSIDTIHEDEAHGEENQEGISVESGVVGEPAVERKNESDGIEEVVAANTAGRKPVKQHSSESGKNRESRPVERRKASDGIEEVVAANRESRPVERRKASDGIEEVVAANRESRPVERRKASDGIEEVVAANRESRPVERRKASDGIEEVVAANRESRPVERRKASDGIEEVVAANTAGRKPLKQHSGERDHTSPDSVRRSQPILPPIKPGKGLVARE; via the exons ATGGACGAAGGCCGGCTGGGGATGGCGATTCGCTCAGAGGAGCGCCACCGGAAGTCAGTCTACATGATGAATGACATGATACGCTCGCAGTTCAGTCTCTACAACAGCTGTCTGTCGCAAGAACAGCATGAGAGCTCGATCAAACTCGTGAAAAATTGTGTGGAG ATGAGGAGGACGGTTGTGAGACAGAAGGTGCTGAGGAAATGCCTGGAGATGCGCAAACGGAAGATCCTCGTCCGAGATCCCAGCAGGCGTTACGGCCAATATGGCGGCGTTCCGCTGTGGGCCATGTCACGTGACATCGAGCGCGTGATCGCCGACAACCACCCCAAGATTCGGCGGATGAAGCGCGTGCAGGAGGCCATGCAGAAAAGCCGAGATTCGGGCGCCATTCTGGACGCTGACACCGTAGCGCGACGCATCGAGACGTTCTTCCAGCTTCAACAGAGACGTCAGCAGAGAGACCGGTCCCCTGAGCGAGTCCAACCCCCCAAGGGCGTGTTTGAAGTCACATCAACGCCTCTGAGACGTCACAACGACGTCAAGCTGCCTTCCATCACGACTGCCCAGGCTGACGCACACAAGGGCGGTGTTGTGGTTGCTGAGTCTTCCTCGCCACTAACTGGACAGCGGTCAGAGACGTCTCGTCCCAAGCCCAAGGCGGCTCTACAGGAAGCGTCCCGAAAGGACAAGATCCGGATCTCGGCAGACACTTCTAGATCCAAGGACGTTGAGGGCTCTGAGAGCAGCAGCAGAAGATCGTCTCTGGAAGAACGCGGAGACGGCAAGGCAGGTGGTGTCAGCGAGGACTCTAAGACATTGAGAGTGGGGTCGGACGGCATCAGAGCTGGCAGCAAGCCCTCACTCAACCTGGACTCCAAGGGAAGACTGCGCGGCATCAGAACGTCCATTGACACCATCCACGAAGACGAGGCGCACGGCGAAGAAAATCAAGAAGGAATCTCGGTGGAGAGCGGAGTGGTCGGAGAGCCCGCGGTGGAGAGGAAAAATGAGTCGGACGGGATAGAGGAAGTGGTGGCGGCGAACACTGCGGGGAGGAAACCGGTGAAGCAACACTCGAGTGAGAGCGGAAAGAACAGAGAGTCCCGACCGGTGGAGAGGAGAAAGGCGTCGGACGGAATAGAGGAGGTGGTAGCGGCGAACAGAGAGTCCCGACCGGTGGAGAGGAGAAAGGCGTCGGACGGAATAGAGGAGGTGGTAGCGGCGAACAGAGAGTCCCGACCGGTGGAGAGGAGAAAGGCGTCGGACGGAATAGAGGAGGTGGTAGCGGCGAACAGAGAGTCCCGACCGGTGGAGAGGAGAAAGGCGTCGGACGGAATAGAGGAGGTGGTAGCGGCGAACAGAGAGTCCCGACCGGTGGAGAGGAGAAAGGCGTCGGACGGAATAGAGGAGGTGGTAGCGGCGAACACTGCGGGGAGAAAACCGCTGAAGCAACATTCAGGTGAACGTGACCACACTAGTCCTGACTCTGTACGCCGTTCACAGCCCATACTGCCCCCCATCAAGCCCGGCAAGGGTCTGGTGGCCCGCGAGTGA
- the LOC138949482 gene encoding E3 ubiquitin-protein ligase RBBP6-like isoform X2, with protein MDEGRLGMAIRSEERHRKSVYMMNDMIRSQFSLYNSCLSQEQHESSIKLVKNCVEMRRTVVRQKVLRKCLEMRKRKILVRDPSRRYGQYGGVPLWAMSRDIERVIADNHPKIRRMKRVQEAMQKSRDSGAILDADTVARRIETFFQLQQRRQQRDRSPERVQPPKGVFEVTSTPLRRHNDVKLPSITTAQADAHKGGVVVAESSSPLTGQRSETSRPKPKAALQEASRKDKIRISADTSRSKDVEGSESSSRRSSLEERGDGKAGGVSEDSKTLRVGSDGIRAGSKPSLNLDSKGRLRGIRTSIDTIHEDEAHGEENQEGISVESGVVGEPAVERKNESDGIEEVVAANTAGRKPVKQHSSESGKNRESRPVERRKASDGIEEVVAANTAGRKPLKQHSGERDHTSPDSVRRSQPILPPIKPGKGLVARE; from the exons ATGGACGAAGGCCGGCTGGGGATGGCGATTCGCTCAGAGGAGCGCCACCGGAAGTCAGTCTACATGATGAATGACATGATACGCTCGCAGTTCAGTCTCTACAACAGCTGTCTGTCGCAAGAACAGCATGAGAGCTCGATCAAACTCGTGAAAAATTGTGTGGAG ATGAGGAGGACGGTTGTGAGACAGAAGGTGCTGAGGAAATGCCTGGAGATGCGCAAACGGAAGATCCTCGTCCGAGATCCCAGCAGGCGTTACGGCCAATATGGCGGCGTTCCGCTGTGGGCCATGTCACGTGACATCGAGCGCGTGATCGCCGACAACCACCCCAAGATTCGGCGGATGAAGCGCGTGCAGGAGGCCATGCAGAAAAGCCGAGATTCGGGCGCCATTCTGGACGCTGACACCGTAGCGCGACGCATCGAGACGTTCTTCCAGCTTCAACAGAGACGTCAGCAGAGAGACCGGTCCCCTGAGCGAGTCCAACCCCCCAAGGGCGTGTTTGAAGTCACATCAACGCCTCTGAGACGTCACAACGACGTCAAGCTGCCTTCCATCACGACTGCCCAGGCTGACGCACACAAGGGCGGTGTTGTGGTTGCTGAGTCTTCCTCGCCACTAACTGGACAGCGGTCAGAGACGTCTCGTCCCAAGCCCAAGGCGGCTCTACAGGAAGCGTCCCGAAAGGACAAGATCCGGATCTCGGCAGACACTTCTAGATCCAAGGACGTTGAGGGCTCTGAGAGCAGCAGCAGAAGATCGTCTCTGGAAGAACGCGGAGACGGCAAGGCAGGTGGTGTCAGCGAGGACTCTAAGACATTGAGAGTGGGGTCGGACGGCATCAGAGCTGGCAGCAAGCCCTCACTCAACCTGGACTCCAAGGGAAGACTGCGCGGCATCAGAACGTCCATTGACACCATCCACGAAGACGAGGCGCACGGCGAAGAAAATCAAGAAGGAATCTCGGTGGAGAGCGGAGTGGTCGGAGAGCCCGCGGTGGAGAGGAAAAATGAGTCGGACGGGATAGAGGAAGTGGTGGCGGCGAACACTGCGGGGAGGAAACCGGTGAAGCAACACTCGAGTGAGAGCGGAAAGAACAGAGAGTCCCGACCGGTGGAGAGGAGAAAGGCGTCGGACGGAATAGAGGAG GTGGTAGCGGCGAACACTGCGGGGAGAAAACCGCTGAAGCAACATTCAGGTGAACGTGACCACACTAGTCCTGACTCTGTACGCCGTTCACAGCCCATACTGCCCCCCATCAAGCCCGGCAAGGGTCTGGTGGCCCGCGAGTGA